The region CGGCCGGAGAATCGGCCTTTCAAGGTACGCGGAACCAGAGTGCAGTCAGGCTGAGGCCGGCTTGCGGCCTGGTTTCGGAACACATTCAGCGCAGTACCCCGCGAGCTCTAGGCGGTACCCCGTGACGGTGAATCCCGCTGCCTTGTCACGAAGCCCCTCGATCTCGGTCGGTGCGATCTCACCGATCAGGTCCACGACACGCTCGCAGACGACGCATCGGGCGTGATGGTGAGGGTCGGTCCGGCCGTCATAACGGGCAGAGTGATCCCCGTACGTGAGTTTGACGGCAAGCCCACACCCGACAAGCGTCTCGAGACTC is a window of Longimicrobiales bacterium DNA encoding:
- a CDS encoding transcriptional repressor produces the protein MSLITNSRDRMLREALEASGQRFTEQRAAVFRYLARTDVHPTADEVLVTVRQDLPGISLATVYKSLETLVGCGLAVKLTYGDHSARYDGRTDPHHHARCVVCERVVDLIGEIAPTEIEGLRDKAAGFTVTGYRLELAGYCAECVPKPGRKPASA